A region of Actinobacillus porcitonsillarum DNA encodes the following proteins:
- a CDS encoding sensor histidine kinase produces MKVNFTISPRVLAHLGEDLIKSESIALFELIKNAYDANATQCIVDFDFIENKLNKITITDNGSGMNLDIIQKNWLVVGTDNKKEEFNSLKKIDASKRGSRIPLGEKGIGRLSIHKLGNKITVITKTKSDNEAKLFIDWNNLNYSKKIEDFIIELNEYPIPEYFSNSTGTRIIIEDLKTSWDRRQLREVYRNITSLNSPFSDGSDSFKVIVSSNSNVFDGLPNFDDIKNNALYFGYCKMSGEEIVDFKYCFQPWSGLDKVEKRVITTLEPEMRKIKRQDRSYINLLDSNIGDIEFDIMIFDMDTQIFSYSNMEKKSIQSYLKENGGIRVYRDGVRVYNYGEKDNDWLGIDFKRVQRVGGNISNNIIIGSVKINRDSSDGLVEKTNREGFIENNSYFDFVEAINYALFLFVMQRNIDKIRLSDIYKKYKSIEPVISELKNLENLVDRKIKDTSSKNEILKNIYRISEQYKQVKEILIKSANAGLNIGSVIHTLDKLLSQLIGCIQRDEKKKAIEISLLLEKIIRGYSAMLKRSDISLHSLNEIVNIALDNYEFRFLDHKIDVISNHNDSNLKAYLAKAESISVITNLLDNAIYWVSSKENKNRKISIFITDQIKGYNSIIVSDNGPGFNLPLDVATEPFQTGKPHNIGSGLGLHVAKEMMIAMKGKLLLISDANEINFPSNVKNEQVTNAVVAICFPTQKR; encoded by the coding sequence ATGAAAGTAAATTTCACAATATCTCCTAGAGTTTTAGCTCATCTTGGAGAAGATCTAATTAAAAGTGAAAGTATTGCATTATTTGAATTAATTAAGAATGCCTATGATGCAAATGCAACACAATGTATTGTAGATTTCGACTTTATAGAGAATAAATTAAATAAGATTACTATTACAGATAATGGTAGTGGTATGAACTTAGATATTATTCAAAAGAATTGGTTAGTTGTTGGAACTGATAATAAAAAGGAAGAGTTTAATAGCTTAAAGAAAATAGATGCAAGTAAAAGAGGTTCTAGAATACCTCTAGGTGAAAAAGGAATTGGAAGGTTAAGCATTCATAAGTTAGGAAATAAAATTACAGTAATTACTAAAACAAAATCGGATAATGAAGCAAAATTATTTATAGATTGGAATAATCTAAATTATTCTAAAAAAATTGAAGACTTCATTATTGAGCTAAACGAATATCCTATTCCAGAGTATTTTAGTAATTCCACAGGAACAAGAATTATTATAGAGGATTTAAAAACCTCTTGGGATAGAAGACAACTTAGGGAAGTTTATAGAAATATTACTTCTTTAAACAGCCCATTTTCTGATGGCTCTGATTCGTTTAAAGTAATAGTAAGTAGTAATTCTAATGTATTTGATGGCTTACCTAATTTTGATGATATTAAAAATAACGCTCTTTATTTTGGATATTGTAAAATGTCAGGTGAAGAGATTGTGGATTTTAAATATTGTTTTCAACCATGGAGCGGATTGGATAAAGTTGAAAAAAGAGTAATTACAACTTTAGAGCCTGAAATGAGAAAAATAAAAAGACAAGATAGAAGTTATATAAATCTACTAGATAGTAATATAGGAGATATAGAATTTGATATAATGATATTTGATATGGATACTCAAATATTTAGTTATTCAAATATGGAAAAAAAATCTATACAGAGCTATCTTAAGGAAAATGGAGGTATTCGAGTATATAGAGATGGCGTTAGAGTATATAATTATGGAGAAAAAGACAATGATTGGCTAGGAATTGACTTTAAAAGAGTTCAAAGAGTTGGTGGAAATATAAGTAATAATATCATTATTGGCTCAGTAAAAATTAATAGAGATTCTAGTGATGGATTAGTTGAAAAGACGAATAGGGAAGGATTTATTGAAAATAATAGCTATTTTGACTTTGTTGAGGCTATTAATTATGCTCTATTTTTATTTGTTATGCAAAGGAATATAGATAAAATTAGGTTGTCAGATATATATAAGAAATATAAATCTATTGAGCCAGTGATTTCTGAGCTAAAAAATTTAGAAAATCTTGTTGATAGAAAGATTAAAGATACATCCTCAAAAAATGAAATATTAAAAAATATATATAGAATTAGTGAACAATATAAACAAGTCAAAGAGATCCTTATAAAAAGTGCTAATGCAGGGTTAAATATAGGAAGTGTAATTCATACTTTAGATAAACTTCTATCTCAATTGATTGGCTGTATTCAGAGGGATGAAAAGAAAAAAGCTATTGAAATATCACTACTTTTAGAGAAAATTATACGTGGTTACTCAGCAATGCTAAAGAGGTCAGATATTAGTTTGCATTCTCTAAATGAAATAGTAAATATTGCATTAGATAATTATGAATTTAGATTCCTTGATCATAAGATAGATGTAATATCTAATCATAATGATTCAAATCTTAAGGCTTATTTAGCAAAAGCAGAGTCAATATCAGTAATTACTAATTTATTAGATAATGCTATTTATTGGGTTAGCTCAAAAGAAAATAAAAATAGAAAAATTTCTATTTTTATTACAGATCAAATAAAAGGATATAACTCTATCATAGTATCTGATAATGGTCCTGGTTTTAATTTACCATTAGATGTAGCAACAGAGCCTTTTCAAACAGGGAAGCCTCATAATATAGGCTCAGGTTTAGGTCTTCATGTTGCAAAAGAAATGATGATAGCAATGAAAGGTAAATTACTACTGATTTCTGATGCTAATGAAATTAACTTTCCTAGTAATGTAAAAAATGAGCAGGTTACGAATGCAGTAGTAGCCATATGTTTTCCAACTCAAAAGCGATAG
- a CDS encoding DNA cytosine methyltransferase, translating to MKNNKLKAVDFFCGGGGMSYGMQEAGIKVLAGIDYEISCKETYEANIKDSKFIHADVFKLKENELEEAIAITKEDNNLILIGCSPCQYWSVIRTSKNKSEKSKSLLSEFQRFVEYFIPGYVVVENVPGIFSRRQESGLDIFIETLKSLGYTVHFGIHNTQDYGVPQSRKRFTLIANRVTSVKLEPIKSENKILTVRDVLGEKNGFQKISAGHNDDSDYIHSCAGLSEVNMRRIRLIPKDGGSRLAFADYPELQLKCFIGKHNSFKDTFGRLWWDKPSPTITTKFFSVSNGRFVHPEEDRALSLREGATLQSFPKSYIFKANSRDKIARLIGNAVPPNYATAIGQSILENHIK from the coding sequence ATGAAAAATAATAAATTAAAAGCAGTAGACTTCTTTTGTGGAGGTGGTGGCATGAGCTATGGAATGCAAGAAGCTGGGATTAAAGTACTTGCGGGTATTGATTATGAAATATCTTGTAAAGAAACCTATGAAGCAAATATAAAAGACTCGAAATTTATTCATGCTGATGTGTTTAAGCTAAAAGAAAATGAGCTAGAAGAGGCTATTGCTATTACCAAGGAAGATAATAATCTTATTTTAATTGGTTGTAGCCCATGTCAATATTGGAGTGTGATAAGAACCAGTAAAAATAAATCTGAGAAATCAAAAAGCTTATTATCTGAATTTCAACGATTTGTTGAATATTTTATTCCTGGTTATGTGGTGGTAGAAAATGTACCAGGGATTTTCAGCCGCCGTCAAGAAAGTGGATTAGATATTTTTATTGAAACTCTTAAATCACTTGGATATACCGTTCATTTCGGAATACATAACACTCAAGATTATGGGGTACCACAAAGCCGTAAACGTTTTACACTAATCGCTAATAGAGTAACTTCTGTTAAATTAGAGCCTATTAAATCAGAAAATAAAATTCTTACTGTTAGAGATGTGTTAGGTGAAAAAAATGGTTTTCAAAAAATTTCTGCTGGGCATAATGATGATTCAGATTATATACATAGTTGTGCGGGACTATCTGAGGTAAATATGCGTAGAATTCGCTTAATTCCTAAAGATGGTGGTAGCCGTTTGGCTTTTGCAGACTATCCAGAATTACAATTGAAATGTTTTATTGGTAAACATAATAGCTTCAAAGATACATTTGGCCGTTTATGGTGGGATAAACCATCTCCAACAATTACAACTAAATTTTTTAGTGTTTCTAATGGCCGTTTTGTCCATCCCGAAGAAGATAGAGCGTTATCCTTACGGGAGGGTGCGACATTACAATCTTTTCCTAAAAGCTATATTTTTAAAGCAAATAGTAGGGATAAAATTGCTAGATTAATTGGTAATGCGGTTCCTCCTAATTATGCAACTGCTATTGGACAATCAATTTTGGAGAATCATATAAAATGA
- the metH gene encoding methionine synthase, giving the protein MQHNRIEQLKTALTQRILILDGAMGTMIQQFKLTEADFRGERFKHSKIDLRGNNDLLTLTQPLVISSIHEKYLEAGADIIETNTFSSTTIAQADYELESIAYELNFAGAKLARIAADKYSTPEKPRFVAGILGPTNRTASISPNVNDPGFRNITFMELVDAYAEATRGLIEGGSDIIMIETIFDTLNAKAAAFAIDQVFEELGVELPIMISGTITDASGRTLSGQTTEAFYNSLRHAKPLSFGLNCALGPKELRPYVEVMSKICETYVSVHPNAGLPNAFGGYDLGAEEMAAHIKEWAESGFLNIVGGCCGTTPEHIKAFSDVVAGIKPRALPEIKTAMRLSGLEPLNIDDESLFVNVGERNNVTGSAKFKRLIKEEKFSEAIEIAIDQVENGAQVIDVNMDEALLDSQKCMTRFLNIMATEPDAAKVPVMIDSSKWEVIEAGLQSVQGKGIVNSISLKEGEEKFIHQAKLVRRYGAAVVVMAFDEVGQADTEERKVEICTRAYDILVNQVGFPPEDIIFDPNIFAIGTGIEEHNNYGVDFINATGRIKRSLPHAKISGGVSNVSFSFRGNNVMREAIHAVFLYHAIKQGMDMGIVNAGQLAIYDDLDPELRDVIEDAVLNRRPDATDRLLDIAEKYRNVTASNSEESGVAEWRTWPVEERLKHALVKGITNYIIEDTEEARQKFPTPLEVIEGPLMDGMDVVGDLFGDGKMFLPQVVKSARVMKQSVAYLEPFINATKQKGSSSGKVVIATVKGDVHDIGKNIVSVVLQCNNFEVIDLGVMVPADKIIQTAIDEKADIIGLSGLITPSLDEMEYFLGEMNRLNLNIPVIIGGATTSKEHTAIKLYPKYKHEVIYTTNASRAVTVCAALMNPETKAELWDRMKKEYEQIQDAFANKKAPRKQLPIEDARKNAFDAFSGEWADYQVPTPKQTGIVEYKNVPIATLRKFIDWSPFFRLWGLMGGYPDAFDYPEGGEEAHRVWNDAQKVLDELEQNHKLNPSGIMGIFPANSVGDDIEIYQNSDRTLVAGKVYNLRQQSERGRNSKSPYNLCLSDFIASKASGKQDWFGMFAVCAGIEEHDLVEGYKAAGDDYNAILLQAVGDRLAEAMAEYLHFELRTKVWGYTDESLDNDRLIREEYIGIRPAPGYPSCPEHTEKQIIWDLLEVEQRIGMKLTESYAMWPAASVCGWYFTHPASNYFTLGRIDEDQAVDYAKRKGWNEREMVKWLGVAMK; this is encoded by the coding sequence ATGCAACACAACCGAATTGAACAATTAAAAACTGCCCTTACACAACGTATCTTGATTTTAGACGGTGCGATGGGGACGATGATCCAGCAATTTAAACTGACCGAAGCGGATTTCCGTGGCGAGCGTTTTAAACATTCTAAAATTGATCTACGCGGCAACAACGATTTGCTTACCCTGACCCAACCTTTAGTGATTTCATCTATTCACGAAAAATACCTTGAAGCCGGGGCGGATATTATTGAAACCAATACGTTCAGTTCCACCACCATTGCACAAGCGGATTACGAGCTGGAATCTATCGCTTATGAACTGAATTTTGCAGGAGCGAAACTGGCGCGGATTGCGGCAGATAAATACAGCACGCCTGAAAAACCGCGTTTTGTGGCAGGTATTCTCGGTCCGACCAACCGCACTGCTTCGATTTCGCCAAATGTGAACGATCCGGGTTTTCGTAACATTACTTTTATGGAATTAGTCGATGCCTATGCGGAAGCCACTCGCGGCTTAATTGAAGGTGGTTCGGACATCATTATGATCGAAACCATCTTCGACACCTTGAACGCCAAAGCTGCCGCTTTTGCTATTGACCAAGTGTTTGAAGAACTGGGCGTGGAATTGCCGATTATGATTTCGGGGACGATCACCGATGCCTCTGGGCGTACCCTTTCGGGGCAAACCACCGAAGCCTTTTACAACTCGCTCCGCCACGCGAAACCGCTCAGTTTTGGTTTGAACTGTGCCTTAGGCCCGAAAGAGTTGCGACCTTATGTGGAAGTGATGTCGAAAATCTGTGAAACCTATGTGTCCGTTCACCCGAATGCCGGCTTGCCGAATGCCTTTGGAGGCTACGATTTGGGGGCGGAAGAGATGGCGGCTCACATCAAGGAGTGGGCGGAAAGCGGTTTCTTAAATATCGTGGGTGGCTGTTGCGGTACGACGCCTGAACATATCAAAGCCTTTTCGGACGTAGTGGCTGGCATTAAACCTCGTGCTTTACCTGAAATCAAAACCGCAATGCGTTTGTCGGGGCTTGAGCCGTTGAACATTGATGATGAAAGCCTGTTTGTAAACGTAGGCGAACGTAATAACGTAACAGGTTCGGCGAAGTTTAAGCGTTTGATTAAAGAAGAAAAATTCAGCGAAGCTATTGAGATTGCCATCGATCAGGTGGAAAACGGCGCGCAAGTGATTGACGTGAATATGGACGAAGCCTTGCTCGACTCACAAAAATGTATGACCCGTTTCCTTAACATTATGGCGACTGAACCTGATGCGGCGAAAGTACCTGTGATGATTGACTCGTCCAAATGGGAAGTGATTGAAGCCGGCTTGCAATCGGTGCAAGGCAAGGGGATCGTAAACTCTATTTCCCTCAAAGAAGGCGAAGAAAAATTTATCCACCAAGCGAAACTGGTTCGCCGTTATGGTGCGGCGGTGGTCGTGATGGCGTTTGACGAAGTGGGGCAAGCGGACACAGAAGAACGCAAAGTAGAAATCTGTACTCGAGCTTACGACATTCTCGTGAACCAAGTGGGCTTTCCGCCTGAAGATATTATTTTTGACCCGAACATTTTTGCCATCGGTACGGGGATTGAAGAACACAATAACTACGGCGTGGACTTTATCAACGCCACAGGTCGCATTAAACGTAGCCTACCGCACGCCAAAATTTCGGGCGGTGTGTCGAATGTATCCTTCTCGTTCCGTGGTAACAATGTGATGCGTGAAGCCATTCACGCCGTGTTCCTTTACCACGCCATCAAGCAGGGAATGGATATGGGGATCGTAAACGCAGGGCAACTGGCGATTTATGATGATCTCGATCCTGAATTGCGTGATGTGATTGAAGATGCGGTGCTAAATCGCCGTCCTGATGCGACTGATCGCCTGTTGGATATTGCAGAAAAATACCGAAATGTGACCGCTAGTAACAGTGAAGAGAGTGGCGTTGCCGAATGGCGGACTTGGCCAGTGGAAGAACGGTTGAAACACGCCCTTGTGAAAGGGATCACCAACTATATTATCGAAGATACCGAAGAAGCTCGCCAAAAATTCCCGACACCGCTCGAAGTGATCGAAGGGCCTTTGATGGACGGTATGGACGTGGTGGGTGATTTGTTCGGTGACGGCAAAATGTTCCTGCCGCAAGTGGTGAAATCCGCCCGAGTAATGAAGCAATCGGTCGCCTATTTAGAGCCGTTTATCAATGCGACTAAGCAGAAAGGCTCGTCTAGCGGTAAAGTGGTGATTGCCACCGTGAAAGGCGATGTGCACGACATCGGTAAAAATATCGTGAGCGTGGTGTTGCAATGTAATAACTTTGAAGTGATCGACTTAGGCGTCATGGTGCCTGCGGATAAGATCATTCAAACGGCGATTGACGAAAAAGCGGACATCATCGGCTTAAGCGGTCTGATCACGCCGTCCCTTGACGAAATGGAATATTTCTTAGGCGAAATGAACCGCTTGAATTTGAATATTCCTGTGATTATCGGCGGTGCAACTACGTCAAAAGAACATACGGCGATTAAACTCTATCCAAAATATAAGCACGAAGTAATTTACACCACCAACGCCTCTCGTGCGGTGACGGTTTGTGCAGCGTTGATGAACCCTGAAACTAAAGCGGAATTGTGGGACCGAATGAAGAAAGAGTACGAGCAAATTCAAGACGCTTTTGCCAACAAAAAAGCCCCACGCAAGCAGTTGCCGATTGAAGACGCACGCAAAAATGCTTTCGATGCGTTCAGTGGCGAATGGGCGGATTACCAAGTGCCAACGCCAAAACAGACTGGCATTGTGGAATATAAAAACGTACCGATTGCGACCTTGAGGAAATTTATCGACTGGTCGCCATTCTTCCGTTTATGGGGTTTAATGGGCGGTTATCCTGATGCCTTCGACTACCCTGAAGGCGGCGAAGAAGCCCACCGAGTGTGGAACGATGCACAAAAAGTGTTGGACGAATTAGAGCAAAATCACAAGCTCAACCCAAGTGGCATTATGGGGATTTTCCCAGCCAACAGTGTGGGCGATGATATTGAAATCTATCAAAATTCTGACCGCACTTTAGTGGCTGGCAAAGTCTATAACCTCCGCCAACAAAGCGAACGTGGTAGAAACAGCAAAAGCCCGTACAACCTCTGCTTGAGCGACTTTATCGCAAGCAAAGCCAGCGGCAAACAGGACTGGTTCGGAATGTTCGCCGTTTGTGCAGGGATTGAAGAACACGACTTAGTGGAAGGCTACAAAGCCGCAGGGGACGACTACAACGCCATCTTGCTCCAAGCAGTCGGCGACCGTTTAGCCGAAGCAATGGCGGAATATCTGCACTTTGAACTTCGCACAAAAGTGTGGGGCTACACGGACGAAAGCTTAGACAACGACCGCCTAATCCGTGAAGAATACATCGGCATCCGCCCTGCCCCAGGCTACCCAAGCTGCCCAGAACACACGGAAAAACAGATCATCTGGGATTTACTGGAAGTAGAACAACGCATCGGAATGAAACTCACCGAAAGCTACGCAATGTGGCCAGCGGCAAGCGTCTGCGGCTGGTATTTCACCCACCCAGCGAGTAATTATTTCACCCTTGGTCGCATTGATGAAGATCAAGCGGTGGATTATGCGAAACGTAAGGGGTGGAATGAGAGAGAGATGGTCAAGTGGTTAGGTGTGGCGATGAAGTAG
- the plsB gene encoding glycerol-3-phosphate 1-O-acyltransferase PlsB, with translation MSSLLTFYRKLLNLPLSLLVKSRSIPTNPVQELELNLEQPLIYVLPYTSQTDLLILQKNCLALNLPDPLENNVIEGVSLPRFVFLNEDRRFFKSKEAKSETVSTIQRYLNLHKQNEQLDVQLLPVSVLWGRAPGKEKAPTLRSLSAFSRLISMLWYGRDNFVRFSQAVSLSKMIANQEADEKLAHKLARVARMHFAKQRYSAMGPQLPDRQAMFNKLLDSEVLKKAIADEAESKKISPEKARQEAEKILNEIAADVKHDSLRIADRILSWLWNKLYQGINVQNGERVRKLALEGHEIVYVPCHRSHMDYLLLSYLLYHQGLVPPHIAAGINLNFFPAGPIFRSWGAFFIRRTFKGNRLYSTIFREYLAELFYRGYSVEYFIEGGRSRTGRLLEPKTGMMSMTIQALQRGLARPLSIVPVYIGYEHVLEVDTYAKELRGAAKEKENAGLVLRVIKKLKNLGQGYVNFGEPIQVNNYLNQHFPEWKNHSGDDTRPKWLNEAVDTVAKEVMININKAAAVNAKNLIGSVLLASRQRALTKEILLEQVESHMQLFQNVPYSADMTLPSNSAEEMLEHVLKLPRSGVISEKDNFGELIRLDRESAVLMTYYRNNIQHLFVLPSLVASIVLHLEAVSKDLIIKTVQQIYPFLKAELFLHFEEDELRLQVEHILNEFVRQQLLKGESDVFKINAPRLRSLQLYSNGVRDLLQRYYISLNLLLEKPEISRNDLENESRSIAQRLSVLHGINAPEFFDKALFSTFAATLKAQGYFDEEGKTIESKLKAIEELMASLISVEVKMTIRGAIESMK, from the coding sequence ATGTCAAGTTTGCTTACTTTTTATCGTAAATTACTTAATTTACCCCTTTCACTATTAGTGAAATCTCGTTCTATTCCAACCAATCCTGTTCAAGAGTTAGAATTAAATCTTGAGCAGCCTTTAATTTATGTATTACCTTATACATCTCAAACCGATTTACTGATTTTACAAAAAAACTGTTTGGCACTTAATTTACCCGATCCATTAGAAAATAATGTGATTGAAGGCGTTTCGCTCCCTCGTTTTGTTTTCTTAAATGAAGATCGCCGCTTTTTTAAATCAAAAGAAGCGAAAAGCGAAACGGTTTCAACCATTCAGCGTTACCTTAACTTACACAAACAAAATGAACAGCTTGATGTTCAACTCCTACCGGTTTCCGTTCTTTGGGGACGAGCTCCGGGGAAAGAAAAAGCTCCAACACTGCGCTCTTTAAGCGCATTTTCTCGTTTGATCTCAATGCTTTGGTATGGACGAGATAACTTTGTGCGCTTCTCACAAGCGGTCTCTTTAAGCAAAATGATTGCAAATCAAGAAGCGGACGAGAAATTAGCCCACAAATTAGCTCGTGTTGCCCGTATGCACTTTGCAAAACAACGTTATTCTGCAATGGGGCCTCAACTTCCTGATCGCCAAGCGATGTTTAATAAGCTACTTGACTCTGAAGTCCTGAAAAAAGCGATTGCCGATGAAGCAGAAAGCAAAAAAATCAGCCCGGAAAAAGCACGCCAAGAAGCGGAAAAAATCCTGAATGAGATTGCTGCGGATGTAAAACACGACAGTTTACGTATTGCAGACCGCATTTTAAGCTGGTTATGGAACAAACTTTATCAAGGTATTAACGTACAAAACGGTGAGCGTGTGCGTAAGTTAGCATTAGAAGGCCATGAAATTGTGTATGTGCCGTGCCACCGTAGCCATATGGACTACTTATTACTCTCTTACTTGCTTTACCATCAAGGTTTAGTGCCGCCACATATCGCAGCGGGAATTAACCTCAACTTTTTCCCTGCCGGTCCGATTTTCCGTAGCTGGGGGGCATTCTTCATTCGCCGTACATTTAAAGGCAACCGCTTATACTCTACGATTTTCCGTGAATACTTAGCGGAGTTATTCTATCGTGGCTATTCTGTGGAATACTTTATTGAAGGCGGACGCTCTCGCACAGGGCGTTTGCTTGAACCGAAAACCGGTATGATGTCGATGACCATTCAAGCCTTACAACGTGGGTTAGCTCGTCCACTTAGTATTGTGCCAGTATATATTGGCTATGAACACGTTTTAGAGGTAGATACTTACGCTAAAGAATTGCGTGGTGCGGCAAAAGAGAAAGAGAATGCCGGTTTAGTTTTACGTGTGATTAAAAAGCTCAAAAATTTAGGGCAAGGCTATGTGAATTTTGGCGAGCCGATTCAAGTCAATAACTACTTAAACCAGCATTTCCCTGAATGGAAAAATCATAGTGGCGATGACACTCGTCCAAAATGGTTAAACGAAGCGGTGGATACTGTAGCCAAAGAAGTGATGATTAACATCAATAAAGCTGCCGCCGTTAATGCGAAAAATTTAATTGGTTCTGTTTTACTGGCTTCTCGCCAACGAGCACTAACCAAAGAAATTCTACTTGAGCAAGTTGAAAGTCATATGCAACTGTTCCAAAATGTCCCTTACTCTGCGGATATGACATTACCGTCAAACAGCGCAGAAGAGATGTTAGAACACGTTTTGAAATTGCCTCGTTCAGGCGTTATTTCTGAAAAAGATAATTTTGGCGAGCTAATCCGTTTAGATCGTGAATCAGCGGTGTTAATGACTTACTACCGCAATAACATTCAACATTTGTTTGTGTTGCCGTCGTTAGTTGCGAGCATCGTATTACATCTTGAAGCGGTATCGAAAGACCTCATCATTAAAACGGTACAACAAATTTATCCGTTCTTGAAAGCGGAATTATTCCTCCACTTTGAGGAAGATGAACTTCGCCTTCAAGTTGAACATATTTTAAATGAGTTCGTCCGCCAACAATTATTAAAAGGCGAAAGCGATGTATTCAAAATTAACGCACCTCGTCTACGTTCATTACAACTTTATAGCAACGGTGTAAGAGATTTATTGCAACGTTACTATATCAGCTTAAATCTATTGTTAGAGAAACCAGAAATCTCTCGCAACGATTTAGAAAATGAAAGTCGCTCGATTGCTCAACGTTTATCGGTTTTACACGGCATTAATGCACCAGAATTCTTCGATAAAGCACTATTCTCAACCTTTGCTGCAACGTTAAAAGCCCAAGGTTACTTCGATGAAGAAGGAAAAACCATTGAAAGCAAACTCAAAGCGATAGAAGAACTTATGGCAAGTTTAATTTCTGTTGAAGTAAAAATGACTATTCGTGGCGCAATAGAATCAATGAAATAA
- the lexA gene encoding transcriptional repressor LexA: MARKHLTARQQEIFDFVKNHITTTGMPPTRVEIAREIGFKSPNAAEEHLKALARKGYIEMLSGTSRGIRILVNDETESANDDGLPLIGKVAAGTPIEAIEHIENYYPVNGAMFSPAADYLLRVNGNSMEKIGILDGDLLAVHKTNYAKNGQVIVARVDDEVTVKRLEKKGDLIYLHPENDELEAIVVDPRIEYIEIEGIAVGVIRSNAWM; encoded by the coding sequence ATGGCACGTAAACATTTAACTGCTCGCCAACAAGAAATTTTTGATTTTGTGAAAAACCATATCACAACCACTGGTATGCCGCCTACACGTGTAGAAATTGCTCGTGAAATTGGCTTTAAATCGCCTAATGCGGCAGAAGAGCATTTAAAAGCCTTAGCTCGTAAAGGTTATATTGAAATGTTATCCGGTACATCTCGAGGTATTCGTATCTTAGTCAATGATGAGACTGAATCGGCAAATGATGATGGTTTACCTCTAATTGGTAAAGTCGCTGCCGGCACACCGATAGAAGCAATAGAGCATATTGAAAACTATTACCCTGTAAATGGCGCGATGTTTAGCCCAGCTGCAGATTATTTATTAAGAGTTAATGGTAATTCAATGGAGAAAATTGGTATTTTAGACGGTGATTTATTAGCAGTACATAAAACCAATTATGCCAAAAATGGGCAAGTAATTGTTGCTCGTGTAGATGATGAAGTGACAGTTAAACGTTTAGAGAAAAAAGGCGATTTAATTTATTTACATCCGGAAAATGATGAGCTAGAAGCAATAGTGGTAGATCCTCGTATTGAATATATTGAGATTGAGGGAATTGCTGTTGGGGTGATTCGTAGCAATGCTTGGATGTAA
- the mutH gene encoding DNA mismatch repair endonuclease MutH, with protein sequence MKLATFSANEEELLAKANWLAGFRLGEVAQMLNIPVPPDLRRYKGWVGQLIEVALGAKAGSKAEQDFAHLGIELKTIPINAKGEPLETTFVSLAPLAQNHGVTWQSSHVKHKLQKVLWIPVEGTRSIPIAERHIGQPILWQPSTAQEKKLQQDWEELMELIVLGQLHKINATLGEVMQLRPKGRNNKALTTAVDQSGNQIQSLPLGFYLRKVFTKEILQNFLR encoded by the coding sequence ATTAAACTTGCAACATTTTCTGCCAATGAAGAAGAACTTTTAGCTAAAGCGAATTGGCTAGCCGGATTTCGATTAGGCGAGGTCGCTCAAATGCTGAATATACCTGTACCACCTGATTTACGGAGATATAAAGGCTGGGTTGGGCAATTGATTGAAGTTGCTTTAGGGGCAAAAGCGGGTTCAAAGGCAGAGCAAGATTTTGCGCATTTAGGGATTGAGTTAAAAACCATTCCGATTAATGCCAAAGGAGAGCCGTTAGAGACAACTTTTGTTAGTTTAGCCCCTTTGGCTCAAAATCATGGTGTAACATGGCAAAGTTCTCACGTGAAACATAAGCTTCAAAAAGTGTTATGGATTCCGGTTGAAGGTACGAGATCAATCCCTATCGCAGAGCGACACATAGGGCAACCTATTTTGTGGCAACCGAGTACAGCGCAAGAAAAAAAATTGCAACAAGACTGGGAAGAGTTGATGGAATTGATCGTGTTGGGGCAACTTCATAAAATCAATGCAACTTTAGGTGAAGTGATGCAACTGCGTCCTAAGGGGCGTAATAATAAAGCCTTGACGACAGCCGTTGATCAATCGGGCAATCAAATTCAGTCTTTACCATTAGGTTTTTATTTACGTAAAGTTTTTACAAAAGAAATTTTACAGAATTTTTTACGTTAG